A window of the Lactuca sativa cultivar Salinas chromosome 7, Lsat_Salinas_v11, whole genome shotgun sequence genome harbors these coding sequences:
- the LOC111881682 gene encoding shikimate O-hydroxycinnamoyltransferase has product MTIGTDSEKMNLTVKESVMVKPSKQTPNQRLWNSNLDLIVGRIHLLTIYFYRPNGSSDFFDSVVLKQALSDVLCSFFPMAGRLGTDGDGRVEINCNGEGVLFVEAEADCKIDDFGEITPSPELRRLAPTVDYSGDISSYPLVITQVTRFKCGGVSLGCGVHHTLSDGFSSLHFINTWADIARGLPVAIPPFNDRSLLRARDPPTPMFDHVEYHPPPSLITPPENHKSPASTTILRLTLDQINDLKSKGKGDGSVYHSTFVILAAHLWRCACKARGLSHDQPTKLYVATDGRSRLNPPLPPGYLGNVVFTATPMANSGEFKSESLADTARRIHSKLSRMDDHYMRSAIDYLELQSDLSTLIRGPTYFASPNLNVNSWTRLPLYESDFGWGKPIFMGPASILYEGTIYIIPNPNDDRALKLAVCLDSEHMSLFKKYLYDF; this is encoded by the exons ATGACTATCGGAACTGATTCAGAGAAGATGAACCTAACTGTGAAGGAATCAGTGATGGTGAAACCATCGAAACAGACGCCGAATCAGCGACTATGGAACTCGAATCTTGATTTGATTGTGGGTCGGATCCATTTATTGACCATATACTTTTATAGGCCAAATGGGTCTTCGGATTTCTTTGATTCGGTGGTTCTGAAACAGGCTCTCTCCGACGTTCTCTGTTCCTTTTTTCCGATGGCCGGACGCCTGGGTACAGATGGCGATGGCAGAGTTGAAATTAACTGCAACGGCGAGGGTGTTTTGTTTGTGGAAGCTGAAGCGGATTGTAAGATTGATGATTTTGGTGAGATTACTCCGTCGCCGGAGCTACGGAGGTTGGCGCCGACTGTGGATTACTCCGGCGACATCTCTTCTTATCCGCTAGTCATCACACAG GTTACACGTTTCAAGTGTGGTGGGGTTTCTCTAGGGTGTGGAGTGCACCATACTTTATCCGATGGATTCTCCTCCCTCCATTTCATCAACACATGGGCCGATATAGCCCGTGGCTTACCCGTTGCAATCCCACCGTTCAATGACCGATCACTCCTCCGTGCGCGGGACCCACCCACTCCCATGTTTGACCATGTAGAgtaccacccaccaccatcatTAATAACCCCACCCGAAAACCACAAGTCGCCTGCTTCCACCACGATCCTGCGGCTCACGCTTGATCAAATCAACGATCTTAAATCAAAAGGAAAGGGTGATGGAAGTGTGTACCATAGCACATTTGTAATCCTAGCCGCTCACCTATGGCGATGTGCATGCAAAGCTCGTGGACTCTCACACGATCAACCAACCAAATTGTACGTGGCCACAGACGGACGATCGAGATTGAACCCTCCACTCCCTCCCGGTTACCTTGGAAACGTTGTGTTCACGGCCACCCCGATGGCTAATTCAGGCGAGTTTAAATCAGAGTCGTTGGCAGACACTGCAAGAAGAATCCACAGTAAGCTGTCTAGAATGGACGATCACTATATGAGATCGGCCATTGACTACTTGGAGTTGCAGTCAGATCTATCGACTCTCATTCGAGGGCCGACATATTTTGCGAGTCCAAATCTGAATGTAAATAGTTGGACTCGCTTACCGTTGTATGAATCTGACTTCGGATGGGGTAAACCCATTTTCATGGGACCCGCAAGCATACTTTACGAGGGCACAATTTACATCATACCGAACCCTAATGACGATCGGGCCTTGAAGCTTGCCGTGTGCTTAGACTCCGAACACATGTCTCTTTTCAAAAAGTACTTGTATGACTTCTAG